In Methanothermobacter tenebrarum, the sequence GAGAAGGCGGACTCGTGAGCAGAGGCGGTGCATTCATCTCAGCATGGATAGTTGAAAACGAAACAGAAAACCCCCTCTACAAGGACTTCGACTACATCCTAGAAATAGCAAAAGAACACGACTTCGTATTATCACTAGCAAATGGCATGCGCGCAGGGGCCATCGCAGACGCAACAGACCGAGCACAAGTCCAGGAACTCATAATACTCGGAGAATTAATAGACAAAAGCAGAGAAGCTGGAGTCCAAGCCATGGTAGAGGGTCCAGGACACATACCATTAAATGAAATAAAAGCAAACGTCATACTACAAAAAAAATTATGCAGGGGAGCCCCATTCTACATGCTAGGGCCTATTGTCACTGACATAGCCCCCGGCTATGATCATGTCGTGGCTGCTATAGGAGCCGCCGCATCAGCAGCAGCAGGAGCTGACTTCATCTGTTATGTCACACCAGCAGAACACCTAGCATTACCATACCCCGAAGATGTTAAAGAGGGTGTTATAGCCACAAGAATAGGAGCATACGTAGGTGACATGTCCCGGGGAATACATAATGGAGAAAAAGACCTTCTAATGGCCAATGCACGTAAAAAATTGGACTGGGAAGCACAATTCGATGTTGCCATGTGTCCAGCGGATGCGAGGAGAATAAGGGAAGAAAGACCCCCAGCAGACCCTGACACTTGTACAATGTGTGGAGAGTACTGTGCGGTGAAGATAGTGAACGAATGGCTCGAAAGCGCAGAAGAAGATATATTCACAGACTAAACCTCCAACTCGGGGGTCGGTGATTGAATTGAAACACTGGGTTGAGAGGATAGCAGACGAACTTAAAAAAATGGACATAAAAGAGCATGTGATCGCCAGTGGAACATCCATCTCAGGGGCTATACACATTGGGAATTCCTGTGACGTTTTCATAGCCAACGCCATAACAAAAAGCCTACTAGAAAATAATATAAAAGCTAAGACAATCTGGGTGGCCGACGACCACGACCCACTCCGCAAAGTGCCATATCCATTACCTGAAAGTTTCAAGAAGTACCTTGGAGTGCCATACTCCATGATACCATGCCCAGAGGACTGTTGTGAAGGATTCGTAGAACACTTCCAGAGACCATTTTTGGAAAGTCTCAAAAAATTCAACATAGAACTTGAAACATATTCAGGAGCCCAAATGTACAAGGACGGCTCATACAACAAATATATCCGCCTCTCCCTGGAAAGAGCAGAGGATATAAGGAGGATATTCAATAAATATCGGGAGAATCCACTCCCAGATGACTGGTTACCCTATAATCCCATCTGTGACGAGTGCGGTCGGATAAACACAACATATGCCAAGGATTTCCAAGGGGATGCCGTCTACTATGATTGTAAGTGCGGATTCAGTGGCCAAGTGGATATCAAATCCGGGCAAGGTAAACTCACATGGAGAGTTGAATGGGCTGCGCGATGGAAAATGTTAAATGTTACCTGCGAACCCTTCGGCAAAGATCATGCAGCAAGCGGGGGATCCTATGATGTTAGCAGCGAAATATCCAGGGAAATATTCGATTACCCCCCACCATACCCTGTACCATATGAGTGGATAACCCTCAAAGGAGAAGCCATGTCCAAATCCAAGGGCGTATTCTTCACACCAGGACAATGGCTGGAGATAGGACCCCCAGAGAGCCTGAATTATTTCATATTCAGGAGCAAACCAATGAAACATAAGGATTTCAACCCCGAAATGCCATTCCTAGACCTCATGGACCAGTTCGACCGCACAGAAAGAATATACTATGATATGGAATCCCCCACATCAGCAAAGGAAGAAGAAAAATTGAAGAGGATCTACAAGGCCTCCATGATACAAGAATTCGAAGACCTGCCATTACGTCCATCCTATAGGTTTATGACAGTAGCATATCAGATAGCCGGTGAAAACCTTGAAAGAATCTATAAAATCCTCAAAAAGAATTCACAACTACCACCCGGATTCGATGAAAAAAGCCTAGATGACCTGAAAGATTTTCAAAGGGAACAGCTCATTGAAAGAATAGAACATGTGCAAAATTGGCTGGGAAAATACGCCCCAGAGATCGTCAAATTCCAAGTACAAGAAAAAATACCACCAGTAGAACTCTCAAAAAAACAAAAAGCATTCCTAAGCGAAGTCGCGGATACAATAAAAGAAAAAACTTTAACCCCCAAAGAACTCCACGACAAAATATATAACATACTGAGAAAACATGGACTAAAACCCAAAGAAGCATTCCAAGCCATCTATAAAGTGCTTATAGGGAAAAAGATGGGCCCAAGGGCGGCATCATTCCTCCTATCCCTCGACAAAGAATTCGTAATAAAAAGACTAAAACTGATAGAATGAAAGTCCTAAACCCCCTCGCAGAAACAAAAAAACAAGAAACCAAGATAAACCAGATAGAAAAAATAGAAAAAATCTCCCTAATTAACAACACAAAACCCAACACAGACACCATACTCAAAGAAATCACAAAAAACCTAAATACAAAAATCCTAAAATTCACCAAACCAGCAGGGGCCCCAGCACCAGACCATGAAATACAAAAAGCAAGCCAAGCCAACCTGTGCATCCTAGCCCTTGGAGATTGCGGGTCCTGCACAACATGGCTCATACTAGACGCCATACGCCTAGAAAAACTGGGAACCCCAACAATCACCATCTGCTCAGACAAATTCGCCAAATTCGCAGAGGAACTAGCAAAAGCCCACGGGGCATCAAACCTTAGAATAGCCAAGATAGAACATCCAATAGCCGGCCTAAAAAAAGACGAGATAATCAAAAAAACAAGACAGACAATAGAAGATATCAAAGGATTCATCAGGTGAACTATGATGAAAGGATGTGGATGTCTTATCAACCACCAACCCAACTCCTTGGAGAAGATAAACCTAGACTTTTACCAGAAAAAATTCACAGATGGTCTCCCTATTATACCACCAACCCCAGAAAGAGTGGAAAAATTCTACGAATACTCATCAAGGGATCCGGAGGAGGTTATAGCGGTTTTACCCCCAAGAAATGGTGAAGCAACCATTGAAAAGATCGCGATAAACGCTGTTATGGCAGGATGCCCACCCCAACTAATGCCATTCATTGAAAACACAATCATGGCCATAGCAGATGAAAAATTCAACCTAGCAGCAATAAACGCAACAACACATCCCATATCAGTGGCCATAATAGTTAACGGTCCAATAGCAGATGAGATAGGATTTAATTGTTCAACAGGATGCCTCGGCCCCGGGAACCTCCCTAACGCAACACTTGGAAGAGCCCTCAGACTCTGCCTCATCAACATAGCAGGGGCCATACCAGGGATCGGAGACCACGCAACCATGGGCTCCCCAGCAAAATACACCTACTGTTTCGCAGAAAATGAAGATGAAAACCCATGGGAGCCATTACAAGCTGAAAGGGGATTCCCTGAAAAATCAACAACAGTAACTGTCATAGGCGCCGAAGCACCCTACAATGTAAACGACCATAGAAGTACCAGACCAGAAGACATACTAGACACCATAATAGATACAATATCAACAGCAGGCTCCAATAATAGTCACGTCCCCGGCGAAATATTGGTTATAATGGGACCCGAACATGCCAAGGCCATTGCAACTGAAGGTTGGGAAAAGGATGATGTAAAAGATTATATACATGAGAATGCCATGGTACCCTCAAATCTTGCTGACAGAGGGGGCCGAGCACTCGACAAAAAGCACGTAAAAGATGAAATGGTGAAGATAACACGTTCACGGGAGGATGTGGTGATAGTGGTCGCCGGAGGGGTGGGTAGGCATACACTAGTCGCCCCCGGATTCGGAGGATCCTCAAAATCCACTACCAGGGCTTTAAAATTAAAAAATGGAACCTATGCAACTTCCATAAAAGATTATAATATGAGAGAAAAAAGAGAATAAAATATTCACCCACCACACTAATTATCATTTTTGGGATGGAATGATCCCAGCAAAGGACACCGATACAAAAAAAAGTCCATCGAATAGTCACAATTATGCATAATTGATAAAAAGAACGCCCAGGAGGAACGGCTTCAATCAGAAGAAACTGTTCATTTCAGTAGGCTTCCTTTCAAAAATGAAAAGGTTTTGAGACTAATTTTCAAGGGTTTATCAATGTCTTAGCTTCATATTATCCTATTACTTCTGTTAACTATTCCTGTGCATTGGAGTGGGGCTTTTCAGTGTTTTATTTGAAGGTTTACAATCCACCACATGCTGGTACACGGCATTTGCCATCCCATGAGAGGCTCATACTCCATGAATTATAAACAATCTTTACTTCCTTTGTCTGTAAAGCCTTGGGAGAACTGGCAGACAAGATGAAGTAGGATGATTATTCCAGGACCAGGGACGGTCCCCTGAGCCCGCGGAGATGAAAACGCCTACATGGTATACCAGCAGGTTCTCATCAGCGAAGCACCATGGGGGTAGTTCACATTCCAAAATCCAAACCTAGGGGGAGATCCCCCTCTTAGGGATTTTTTCTGTTCTAATCAGTTCCAAGAGGAATCTGAAAAAATAAAATGCTAAGCTTCCCATCATTATATTTTTTGTGGGGGATAATGTCCCCATTTTTGGAATGATTGATCTATTAACACCCTTTAAAGATAACGCATATATATAATATTACAATATTTAATGGTGGTGGGGAGGTTGAAGATTCTTCTACTTAAATGCGCTGGACTTGAAGTTTCAGATTTAGAGCAGAAACTTGAAGCCATTGGTTTTAAAGTTGATGTTGCTGATAGTGTTGAAGAAGCAATGGAAAAAGAACCCAGAACTGACCTGTTTCTTGTGTATACTACACCCACTAAGGATATAGAATGGACTGGTAAAATTAAAGGCTTTAAAATGCCCCCAGTATATTTGATTGATTTTGAAGAGGTTAATATCCAAAAGGCAATCCTAGTCCCCCATTATATTCGTATAAGCAAGCCATTTGATGTTAAAGAGCTTAAAACTGCCATGAATTTAATACTCCAGAGTATGAAAGAATTGAAAGAAGAGGAAGAGCGCTATAGAAACCTGTTCAAGTACACTGGAAGGTGCGTGGCCGTCTACGAAGCCGTTGATGACGGTGAAGATTTTGTCCTCAAGGATTTTAATCCTGCCGCCGAAAAGGTCGAGCAAGTGAAAAGGGAAGACATCCTCGGTAAAAGAGTGACCGAAGTTTTCCCAGGAATAAAAGATTTCGGCCTACTAGATGTTTTCAAGAGAGTGTACAAAACGGGTCGGCCGGAACATTTCCCCTTAGCTCATTATAAGGATAATAGAATAAGCGGGTGGAAGGATAACTTCGTATATAAATTACCCTCAGGCGAAATAGTAGCAGTATACGAGGATTTGACCAAATATAAGCAATTAGAAGAGGAAGTTAAAGAGAAAAGAGAATTATATAGGAGCATATTTGAGAATAGTGGCGCTGCGACAGTTATCATAGACGAGGACACCACACTATTACTAGCCAACAAAGAATTCGAAAAACTCAGCGGATATTCCAAAGAAGAATTGGAAGGTAAGAAAACCTGGACAGAGTTTGTAGCAGAAGAAGACTTAAAAAGGATGAAAAAATATCATTACTTGCGTAGAAAGGATCCTAGCCTAGCACCTGAAAAATATACCTTTAAATTCCGTGATCGCCGAGGAAAAACAAGACACATACAATTAAACGTGGGCATGATCTCAGGGACAAAAAGGAGCGTGGCCTCACTAATCGATATCACCGAACTTAAAGAAGCTGAAAGGAAAATCAAAGAGAGTGAAGAAAGGTACCGGGCTGTTGTGGAAACCGCCCCCAACGGGGTGGTAGTGCTGGATAAAACCGGCACGATACTTGAAGTTAACAAAAAGGCACTAGAACTTTCAGGGTTCAAGAAAGAAGACCTGATAGGTAAAAACATTATAAGAATACTCCCCAAGATCAAATTAGACCCCAATGAGATAATAACAGCATTTAAACTCGCCCTAAGGGGAGAAAAACCTGATAAGAGGGTTAGAACCTTCACAAACTTGAACGGTGAGCAGATCTCATTCATAGAACACCATTCAGTTCTAAAGAAACATGGCAAAGTAGTAGGCTTATCACTTATCATAGAAGATGTTACTGAACGTTGTAAAGCAGAAAAGAAGATCAGAGAATCCCTCATAGAAAAAGAGATGTTCTTAAGGGAAATACATCATCGTGTTAAGAATAATCTGCAGATTATCAGCAGCCTGTTAAATTTGCAGGTTGGTAGAATAGGGGATGGTAGAGCTCGTAGGCTGTTGCGAGAATCTCAAATGCGGATACAGGCAATGGCAATGATACACGAACACCTTAATCCAGGACACTGGCAAAGATCAAATTCAAAGAATACGTAGAAAGGTTAGTGAACAATATATTCACATCCTATGGGGCCAAGGTTAAAAAAAGATTGGAAATTGAAAACATACAACTGGACCTTGACACCGCCATACCCCTCGGCCTAATAATCAACGAACTGGTAACAAACAGCATCAAATACGCCTTCCCAACAGGAAAAGGGACAATAACAATAAAACTCACAACTAAAAACAACAAAATAACACTAACAGTAGCAGACAATGGCATAGGCCTCCCAGAAAACATCAACATAGAAAAAACAGAAACACTAGGCCTAAAACTAGTAAACATCCTAACAAAACAAATCAACGGAAAACTAACCCTCAAAACAAACCAAGGCACAAAATACAAAATAACATTCAAAAAACTAGACTAAGAGTTTATAGTCAGAAAAGATCAAATCAGAGACAATACACGACAACTAGTCGGTGCTCATAAGTTTATTTAGAAAATATAAATCAAATCCCCAATATACTTCTCGCTGTGAATAAAATGAAAGGAAAAAAATCTTGTATTATTCTCTTTCTATTTTGATTTTTATGGGTACTTTTTTCCCTTTAAGTAGTCTTGCGATGACTAATAGGATTATTAGTATTAAGAGCCATCCTGGTACGACTATGACTTGTCCTGTAGCTTTTATGGGATTCTGTGGGTTGTATCTTCCATATTCTATATTTGCATCCGCAGTGTACACTCCCATATCCAAGGGGCCTGGTTTCCAAGTGATAACATCTGTATATTTGTCTCCTGGGTATACTCCGCCTGTGGAGTTAACCTTGGCGGTGGCAAACCAACCCTTTAATGTTATTGTCCCTGTAAAGTTCTGGTAACAATTACCAATATTATGAAGAGTATATTCAAATTCCCCTGATAGTGGACTTATAATTAAAGGCGGCACTTTGAAACTTTCAAGTTTGAGTGATTCTTGGATTGACCCTGGCAGCCCAACAACAACGGGTACTATAATTTCTGCCCCTTGTTTGAGGAAAACTTGTGTCCCCCCAGCACCTGTTGGAGTCGCTCTTGGCGTTGCCCTCACTACTAATGCTCCAACTGCATCCCTATAATTATAATTTGACGGTACTGTCACCTCGAAGTGAACCTCTTTACGTTCTCCAGGTTTTAGTGTGAATTTGCTCTCTTTTATTTTTATCCAATTGGTCGCCCCTCCATCAACGAGTAAAAGGTGCACTTTGTCCTTTATAATCCTTTTTTTATCAACTTCCACATCTATTGTTTCATTCCCAAAATTTCCAACTGTAATTTTCCCCTGATAATGTGTGGTGTTTTCTATTTCGAAACGCGTGGGAGAAACCACCACATTAAGACTATAAACCCACGACAAGCAAAAAAGTAAGATCAATAGGATGATAATTAACCCTCTCCTCAACCTTTAACACCCCCTTCAAATAAAAAATAAAAAATAAAATTATATCAATTTTATGGTGAAGTTGGTTGCTCTGCGTTTTCTTGGACTGCTGCATGGTATATTGTTGTAGTGTATACCCCTGGTGGTGTTGCAAATGGCACAGTCAAGAAGAGATCTACAGGGACCGTAACTCGCCCACCTTGTGATGGTGGATCCCAACCAAGTAATACCCTGACATATTCTGTTGTGAAAGATGTTTTAGAGACGCTAGCACCATAATCTGCATATTTGAGGAGATCTAATGATATCGTGTTAGAGCCATTTGTTAAGTCGCCGGCGGCTCTTACATATAGGTCTATGGCTACGTTGGAATATGAGTGAACTTGCTCGCCACCGGATCCGCCAGACCATGACCTTTCCATGTTATCTGCCGCTAAATCACTCAAAATTATCGTACTATTGTTTCCTCCGCCAGCCCATTCGGCTGCAATTGCAACTGTGGGCTCAACCTCGGCTTCTAAAGTTTGTGTAGCTGATGGGGATGCCTCAGCGTTTACTGGCTGGTAATAGAGCATCCCAACCACTAGCATCACTAATCCAGCCAATAAATAAAATGGCATAAGGTTCTTCATCGCCATCACCTTACACTAAAAACTTTTCAGGTCACATCCAAAAAAAAATTTATGTGAATATCATCACATCCAATTTGGTGAACCTTGTATTCCAAGAAAAAATGGAATCGGGAACCTTTCCAGTGGAGGGATCTTCCAAGAAGGATAAAACTTTTTAGCTGTGAAACATCATCATAATTTACCCCTATATCACCTAA encodes:
- the thiC gene encoding phosphomethylpyrimidine synthase; translation: MTQMDEAKKGIITEEMKAIAKKENVPEDFIRRGVANGRIIIPSNINREVKPVGIGEGLRTKVNATIGTSTDIIDLKMEEEKAKIAIQNKADTLMELSVGGNLDKIRKRILEISQIPVGSVPVYQAAIETIRKKGAAIYMDEDILFKTIEKQAKDGIDFMAIHCSINMETLKRLKRQGREGGLVSRGGAFISAWIVENETENPLYKDFDYILEIAKEHDFVLSLANGMRAGAIADATDRAQVQELIILGELIDKSREAGVQAMVEGPGHIPLNEIKANVILQKKLCRGAPFYMLGPIVTDIAPGYDHVVAAIGAAASAAAGADFICYVTPAEHLALPYPEDVKEGVIATRIGAYVGDMSRGIHNGEKDLLMANARKKLDWEAQFDVAMCPADARRIREERPPADPDTCTMCGEYCAVKIVNEWLESAEEDIFTD
- the lysS gene encoding lysine--tRNA ligase is translated as MKHWVERIADELKKMDIKEHVIASGTSISGAIHIGNSCDVFIANAITKSLLENNIKAKTIWVADDHDPLRKVPYPLPESFKKYLGVPYSMIPCPEDCCEGFVEHFQRPFLESLKKFNIELETYSGAQMYKDGSYNKYIRLSLERAEDIRRIFNKYRENPLPDDWLPYNPICDECGRINTTYAKDFQGDAVYYDCKCGFSGQVDIKSGQGKLTWRVEWAARWKMLNVTCEPFGKDHAASGGSYDVSSEISREIFDYPPPYPVPYEWITLKGEAMSKSKGVFFTPGQWLEIGPPESLNYFIFRSKPMKHKDFNPEMPFLDLMDQFDRTERIYYDMESPTSAKEEEKLKRIYKASMIQEFEDLPLRPSYRFMTVAYQIAGENLERIYKILKKNSQLPPGFDEKSLDDLKDFQREQLIERIEHVQNWLGKYAPEIVKFQVQEKIPPVELSKKQKAFLSEVADTIKEKTLTPKELHDKIYNILRKHGLKPKEAFQAIYKVLIGKKMGPRAASFLLSLDKEFVIKRLKLIE
- a CDS encoding UGSC family (seleno)protein is translated as MKVLNPLAETKKQETKINQIEKIEKISLINNTKPNTDTILKEITKNLNTKILKFTKPAGAPAPDHEIQKASQANLCILALGDCGSCTTWLILDAIRLEKLGTPTITICSDKFAKFAEELAKAHGASNLRIAKIEHPIAGLKKDEIIKKTRQTIEDIKGFIR
- a CDS encoding PAS domain S-box protein; translated protein: MKILLLKCAGLEVSDLEQKLEAIGFKVDVADSVEEAMEKEPRTDLFLVYTTPTKDIEWTGKIKGFKMPPVYLIDFEEVNIQKAILVPHYIRISKPFDVKELKTAMNLILQSMKELKEEEERYRNLFKYTGRCVAVYEAVDDGEDFVLKDFNPAAEKVEQVKREDILGKRVTEVFPGIKDFGLLDVFKRVYKTGRPEHFPLAHYKDNRISGWKDNFVYKLPSGEIVAVYEDLTKYKQLEEEVKEKRELYRSIFENSGAATVIIDEDTTLLLANKEFEKLSGYSKEELEGKKTWTEFVAEEDLKRMKKYHYLRRKDPSLAPEKYTFKFRDRRGKTRHIQLNVGMISGTKRSVASLIDITELKEAERKIKESEERYRAVVETAPNGVVVLDKTGTILEVNKKALELSGFKKEDLIGKNIIRILPKIKLDPNEIITAFKLALRGEKPDKRVRTFTNLNGEQISFIEHHSVLKKHGKVVGLSLIIEDVTERCKAEKKIRESLIEKEMFLREIHHRVKNNLQIISSLLNLQVGRIGDGRARRLLRESQMRIQAMAMIHEHLNPGHWQRSNSKNT
- a CDS encoding sensor histidine kinase produces the protein MNNIFTSYGAKVKKRLEIENIQLDLDTAIPLGLIINELVTNSIKYAFPTGKGTITIKLTTKNNKITLTVADNGIGLPENINIEKTETLGLKLVNILTKQINGKLTLKTNQGTKYKITFKKLD